Part of the Parambassis ranga chromosome 16, fParRan2.1, whole genome shotgun sequence genome, agttttgttttgtggaggAATATTACCATCAAATTATGTCAGACATGTTCAGGGTGAGCGGAGCTGCATGTCGGGGAATCATTCtgcttcatttaaaaacattacagccTTGCTGTTGTCAAAAAGAGAACTCAAAGTTCTTCTTTAAGGGCATTTTATTGTAGCATTTCGATCTTTTTATCTCTTCACCCACTATTTTGCTTTGGCCCTGTGACACAACTGAAAACCTGCAAATCCAATTCGCAAACAAAATGCCCCCAAGGACAAAGGTTTAGTTTTCATAAGAAACATTCATTCACATCCCTGTTCGCTGCTTTTTCAAACATTAGTGAgacctccaaaaaaaaaaaaaaactcagtaaccAGCGTCTAATTTCTCTTTGTTGCACTACTGGATTATTCAGAGTCCTCATACAGCAGGACTCTGTGGTGTTCCCACCATGTAAAATCAGCTTTGCTAATATGTTTTCAGATAAGAGATTATTTTTGTACTCCCTTGTAGAGACCTCCCAGAAGCTCCTTTCTACCTGCAGTTGGTTGTGTTGACGtgctggtttttttttgtcatgtggaGCTGGCTGTAGCTCCTCGTACAGAAACATGGCAGCCACAGAGGAAGGATGTGTTCACAGTGTGACCAGTATTCAGTCATTTTTAACACTTAGCCAAAAAGTGACATAAATAACCTGACAGGTCAGCTTCTCTGGCTGATGTGCTGCTCTACATGTGCTCATTGAATGTGCCAGCATATTTACAATGAGACAATATTTTTTCCATTCTGGTTTATCATTAATTTAGGTgtcaagacttttttttctctaaattcTGAAGCAAAAGTTGGAATTCTGAGATTTTTCTCTGTCCTGAATTTTCACAGCGAACCCAAACTTGGCACAGATGGCAGCTCACACTCATTTAGATGAACCACAAATCACATTTAATCAAATGTAAAGCTTTTGGACGCACATTCGCACAGGCATGTTAATTGGAAAGCAGTGGAAGATGAGACCCGATGTGTGCAGAATCAGATTAACCAATCTTTGTACACTGTTACAGCCCAGCTCTGCCTGATTTTAAATACATTCACTGCTCAATAAATTGTCATGCTTCAAAATAGACAACAAACCCCCAAAATCCCATTTTTTATCTccatgaaaacataaaaatgtgtcaGTTTCTGGCGTCTAAACTTGATTTTACAACTGTTTACATCATCTTTAAGCAGTTACGGTGTGATTCTGATCATGCTTTGGGTCAATGGGCACCTTGTGTCATGCAGCATCCACACACTAGGGGGCACTGTGGACAGTACAAAACCTCTCAGCTTCAACAAATCTGATCAAAAGTGATTAGATTTATAATTCACAGGCTGCCAGCCTTTGTAATTTTGTTAAATGTGAGgatcatttttttctaaaagaaTATGAGAAGTAGCTGTGTGAGCGGTGGTGGCTGCAGACTTTAACCAGCGATGTGTCTGACGGTTGTTTTCCCCAGCCTACCTCTCAGCTACACTACTGATGAATGTAGTTTTatacagagaggacagaggagatgtGTGAGCAAGCATAGAGTAcaatcacagaagaagaagagtttgGTTTTTAAACTCTGATCTGATACACGCGTAACTTCAATCCTCAGCCACAAAATGGCAACACAGATGAACAAGCTCCAATACTTTTTTGTACTTGAAGTCACAATTCTCTCCCAGATGCTATCTAAAAATCCCAAAACACTtttaatgaaaaagaaaatagtccgacagagattttctgtctaaGACAGATGAGATTTTCTTTTagaatttttcttcttcttctgcctatATGCAAGAGAAGAAGCGAGCTCTGACAGAAATGTACTCAAAGCTATGCATCCAAATAACACAGGTGTCTTTTTCTAAGCTGATGTAAGGCTGCAGGTGTTGTCTGAATTTTTGAACTGTACTGTGTGCAGCATCTGTTTGTTGTAAATTCAGCATATTAGACAGAAAGTTTAAAGTGTGTCAGCACTGAGCAGTGTTGATGTGTATAATATGATGTACATATGGACGTTTTATAGTGACCACACATGGGATATTCCTTTTGTATATGACTTTTAATAAAAAGGCTGTTTTCCCCAGAAGTTTCGGTCtgtggtgcttttattttgaaattttgaAGTGTTTTTAGTTTAGAAAAGTCCCACAGGCCACCTGATAAGCTGATAGGAGACAATTACTCGTAACAGGTGTGATCATTTTTTATAGAAGTTAGACTATATAATGCTTAAGTTCAGTGATATATGAATATTTCCTGTCTTGTATTTTCAGATGTGATGCAACACTGCCACCATGTGGTGAAAAGTGAGACTTCAAAGGGCAGTTTATTCATAGGAGTATTCATCTATTTTGTCTATTATAGACTGTCTATTATCTATCTATTATATTTTAAATTCCAAAGAATTATTAAAATTGAACTTTCAAGAATTTAAGGGAATAATAGAAAGTGGGATAAATTAATTTGCTATTTATGAGATTATTAAATATACTACAACAATCCAGGCAATAAATGAAGCACAAGCACTCACGATGGCAGTAAAATATTGATAtgcatgataataataattgtataattgtacattaaTTTTGTGTTAATAacaaaagaacatttttatttaattaatttatttatttaaattatatttatttaattacgtGAcccatttcaaaataaaaagtgaaaagtACATTTAAAGAGCCTGTTATTGTCTCAAGTGGTCACAAACTGAGACTAATGTGTGCAGATCTAAAGCCTTTTAAAAAGTTACTGTGTTCATCTTACTGAGTCATCATTCGTTGAGAAAATAACCTCTGACCCTCCGCCCCTGCACCCCCACCCCTTCTGACACACATATAGAGCGAACATTGAGTTGACATGAAGCATATGCATTGTTACAAACAATGAAAGGAGGTTATCATGCTGCGGTGCAGCTGCTGTTGTACTGCTGCCATTGTGAGGAGCCAGTTGTCCACATGTCAGGCTTCACGTCTGAAAGAGGTTTCATCTGAAACTACTGTGATAACCGAACAGGCCTTTGCCCTAAAGTGTGTAGAAACAGCACTAACATCAGTCTGCCTGCTCCAAGCCCCTCTGTTCCTGCTAAATACTTCACCCAGGTTCTTTGCTTTAAACAGTGGTTTATCCTTCCACATTAACACAACCTgttactgcatgtgtgtgtgtgtttgctcatgTGTGACAGAGTTTATGTTGGCATAcagagaccccccccccacacacacacacacactttctagTGCCCCTCTTAGAGTGAGTGTATTGTGCTGGCCTGGGAAAGCgtggcttcacacacacactttctcatgATTCATGCTTGTATCACTTCTGGAAAAAAAGTAAGATTAGGCTAAAGAATCAGAAAACCCTCGTTAACTGCAGTTTCCTAAATAACCAGTACTATCTCTGGTTATTTAGTGAGCTGCAGATTTGAATCATTTCTGGGTTTACTGTTGTTCTGTTTGCTCTGTTGTGTACACTACACTCAGAATGTTTGCTGTTTCTGAGAACCAAGCATCTGAAATTACAAGCGAAACTCTTTACTGAAATACACATCTGATTGTAGAGAAACATTTTAGCATGGAGGAGGTGAATGTTTGATACAAAGACAGCTGCTAAACTCCTGAAGTAAGATTTCCAGCACTTTTGGTGTGTAGTTTTTCTTCATTATCacctgagtgtttgtgttgacaCACAGGGAGTCCTCTTTGTGTTCTCTCTGGCTGGTGTCAGTGACAAACCTCACACTAAACTGagacctgctgtgtgtctgagacCCTCCGTCTGCTTGCAAAGCAGTTTCACTGCACTTCATCACAATGAATCAGACCTCTTTCATGAATATGCATGAACCAGGGTAGCAGAAGAGCTGCAGGTTAGATCAAGATTAAACATAGGAGCTCTTGTTCTTGTTCCCGCCTTCAGACAAGagacaaattaaaaaatatatatatatattttataatcaGAAATTAAAACCTCATCCTACATGGCTGCCCATGCTACAAGGTTTGCCATTGCTAGCAAATGGCAAATTTAGCTACCCAGAAACAAAACATAGCTTTAATTAGCTGAACGGCTAATCTTATAATTAGATTCCACTTTTTTATAATCCATCActgtttgtatattttatattgtttgacTTCAATGGTGTTAGTTGCTCGTCTGGTagttatatataaaatataatctcATCACCAAGCTGCCTTGGGTTCTTCCCAACCAGTGCAAAGTAAATACgagctttaaaacaaagactcAGTGACTCTTGTGTTATTGAAAACAATTCAATATAAAAGAAAATTACACATTTCAATTGCTCTATTTACACAGGAAAAAATAGTTCTTTAACATCTACACAGTTTACATGGTTGTTTGTTCACTGCAGATGTTTACAGTCACATGTTTGTTCCATCCGTCTTCTGGCTCGCTGCAGCTTATATTAAGTTGCTCTACAGttcatcttttttcttctcttttgaaAGGCACTAAAAAGGACAGCTTAGCATACGTTTCATGAACTGTAATCCAACAGGTGTCACAGAGCAAAATCATAAATAAGAAAGATTTTAAGCTATGGACAATGTTTTTTTATCAACTAAGGATGATCAATAAATACAAGCAattaaaaatgaagcaaaaactTTGCACAATTGTCAAGTTTCCCAGGAATGTAACAAGAGTGTGCAACCAGGTTGCAACAGTAcgcaaaaaaaaaggacaattaTTGAGCCACAAAGAGGCCAGGTGCATTCTAGAACATTCCTATTGCTCACGTGGCTACAAAATGTGTTCCTCTGTAGCGTCGGTCTGCACATTTACAGGATTTCATTTCAGATGGGAGGGTTAATTTAAAAATACTACACTTCTAAATTCAGAGTGGAATGTGATAttcactgtaaaacaaacaaaaaatggtCCTGAGAATCTGACCGAAGCACCATCTGAAATCATTTTAGCTTCAATTTCAGGAGCAGCACCAGTGAAACTCCCAGATAACACCTGACGGGTATAAAATGATCGCCTCCTCTCAAACCAAAACctgctaaaagaaaaaaactgctggCTTTCCTGTTGGCTCCCCACTTCCTCCACACACCAGTGGAGTCAGTCAGGCAGAGCTTCCGTTTTGTGAAGGTAGCTGCTGCTGGTTGACagcacaattttttttttttaaaaataaaatatttggtTACCTGCCCAACAACTGCCATGCAGCCTGCAGTTTTATGAAACCTGACACAAGTCTGAACTTAGTGTTAAAACCAAAGTGTGCTACATGAGGTCTGTCTGTTCCAGTCAGCTGCTGTGGTGTGAGAGGTCGGACTGAGGAGAGGTAGCGTGACTCGCTTGCTGGTCGTCTCCTGCTCAGGAATTGACTGGTTTTTCTGTGCTGCTTGGCGGTGTCAGGATCATTCCCACGGCAACAGGTGACATCTGACAGTCAAGGCTGTCAATCTGATGCTCCTGAGCTTTTCTCTGCAGGGCAGACGACAAACATTGAATTAATGAGAGATGATTGAAAACAAGCCGGCCAACACCTGACTGTTAATCCTCCTTTACTGCTGCTAACAGAATTTGCCTATTGTGAAACTTCTAAGGATTAAAATATCATTATCTTAAAAGGATTGAGTGAGAGGTTAGGAATACACAGAGAAGGAAACGTGGAAGCAGGAGTAGGTGAGAATTGAAGGATAATAAAGGAAGGAGGCAGACATGAAAGAGAATAAAAGAGTAGGCAGGGAGAAAAGGAAGTAGGATGAGTGGcaaggaagaagagaaaagagatggTGAGGTGAGGGTAGAAGAAAGAAAGCGAAGAGATGAAGTGTGTTGTGCTCACCAGCAGGTCCAAATAGGTTATGTGTGTTTGGATGTTGTGTCTGTCATCAGCTTTGACTTTGGGGAAAGTCTTCAGCTGAGGCGTGGCTTCAGAACGCAGTGTGTCCATGTAGGGAGTCATCCACCGAACACATGGGTGCACACTGTCCCACGTCAGGCCtgacaaagagagaaaagatgaGACTAAAGAATCCTTGGCACGCACAGAGCTGATGGAGTCATCAAATGAAGCATCTGAATCTCAGTCAAATGGTGTACAGGAGGAGGACAAACCTACCAGAGACTTTATGAACAACATCAAAGCTGGAGAAGTGGCAGAAGGCTGCTGCAGCAAGAACATTGTAGTTGTATTCCAATGAGTTGATATCCATCATACACAAGTCTAAAAGCTGAAAGGAACAGGACAAAGGTCAGTAACTTCATTTAAATATCACGATCACACAGTCAAAGAGAGCAGGATTAGAACTGCAGTGCAAAGGTACCTGTGTGATCTGGATGTACATGTATTGGGAGAACTGTGGCTCCAGGAAgttctctccatctttctgaGCATCGACCTGAGCATACAGCTTCAACCAGGAGATGGGCGTCTCTGGACACAGGTTCCAGTCCAAAGCCTGCGGGATGTCAGCAACAACACGGGTCAACACAAGACGGCAGATATGTGGCGTAAGCTGGGGCTGAATAGAAGCACGAGTGCAGAATTGTAGTCTAATATTTTGTTAATGGACCTTTAGTATGAGCAGCTCCATGCGCTGGATGTCCCACATGTCGCAGGCCCCGTCTGTGACATAGGCAAACTCGAAGATTTTAGGGGGGTAGATTTCCTGGAGAAGGAGAAAAGTTTAAAGTTACTATGGTGAAATGCTACAAAACTCACAGATGAAACCATTAGGAATAATTCCACCCTGACCCTATTACATGAGGAGGGTCTCACCTCTATTTTAGAGGCAATGAAGAGTGCCGTGATGCCAATGAGCTGCAGTGTGTCTTTGCTGACGTCCTGCTGAGTCAGCATGAATCGGTCAAAGTAGTCCTGGGCGAGATACGCCGTCTGTCTGTGGAGGCTGTACACCTCAcaaacctgcacagagacacacaaacatattaaaGACCTTGTCCTGGACGGACGGACGGCTGATTCTGTGTAACAGACGCAGGCTGCTACGCCTCACCTCGAGCAGCCAGTCCAGCAGAATCGCCCTCATCTTGGGCTGCAGTTTGGGGTGCTGCTGAAGGTAGCTCTTGTCGTGAACGTACTTCAGCTCCTTATTGAGCATTTTGATCCACACGTCGTCCTCATTCGCCCAGCTGAAGAGAAGGAGCAGATTTACTGTGCTGAGCATGGACCAGCAGCATTCCATCTTCCACACAGTGCTCACTTCATAAGAAGCCTTCTAAACTCATTTATCTAACCCCTTACTTTCATGTCTATTTACATttcttatttgtattttgattTCTTTGACAAGCCATCCTTATCTTTTAGATGTATGCAAATCCATCCTCGTTGCCAACAGACATGACACTTaatttctgtgtctgtcctctatTTTCTATACATGTGTGAGAGTTTTACAAGTGGAGTCATTTGGTCCTACAGTTGTATCACACGtaataaaacataaagatatCCTTCAGTCATGTAACTGGTCTAATCTACATGAATCACTTTAAAGGAAGAAGCAAGTAAACGAGGGCATTAAACACTGAATAAGGAGGCAGGGTGGGATAACAACCCTGGAACAAAAGGCAAAGTCTCAGCATGATGTGTCGAACTACAGCAGCCTCATTGAGGTGCAAAACGTGCATTTACCTGAGGCGGGGAATGGGGGAGGGCTTGATAAAGAGGTTCTTGAAACTGTACTGCTTGAAGCTGGACGGGTCTGCAGGCTCCAGCTCTTTGTGGGGAGTTTCAATGAGGACGCACGGACTCGCTCCATCCTCAGACCAACACTTctggaaaacaaaaagcaacagaGGGTAAACCTAATGTGATCCCTGTACAAATTTAAATCAAGCTTCTGTTTTCAGTTTTGTGGGTTGCCTGTTTGAAGGAAAATTCTGTCCTGAATTTTCTGAATTCACTAAAGTAAATATCCTAAGGTCTAAAGAAGATGTGATCAGTTGCAACTTCATATGTGCAGAAGCTGAGCTTCCAGACAAGTTAAGAGTGACACCTTCTGTTCAAAAGAAGGTACTGCATGGCAACGGCTTAAAATAttaaagcactttgagacaatccTTCAGACTGTATCAAAAACTTCGGTGCATAATTCAAACAACATGGGATAAATGACTAAATTATAAAAATGAGATGGACATCTTTAAAACAGGAACATGTACAGGGAAGACAATCAACAGCTTTCTTAGTAATTATGTGCTGCAAGCTCATTATAATGCAATAATAAAACCATTAAGTTTAACTGGGCAGGACACAGTGGAAGGGCGGGTGATCAAACACAGATAAACCTCACTCAGGGGCAGGGCTCTTATCAGTTATAGACATACAATACTCAGCTGACAACATGAGGACCCACTGACCTGTATTTCATAGTTTTGTTTCTTGGTAGCAGGTTGTAGCTTCTTAGTAGGCtaaggaagaaaataaaaacaaagcagcggTAAGTCAagggttgaaaaaaaaaaaaaaaaaagaagtaaaaacCCTGATGTTGAAGCAAAGACAAACCTCAgacttcctcttcttcagcgGGGCTCTGACAGTTGGTTCGGGTCTGTTTGAATCTCTGGCTTGAAGTGTGATACGACCACTGAAACGCAAATAAATTGTATCACCTGTCTGCAATAAAGCTGCTTTACCGTCACATCCatgaccttttttcttttctgtttagCTACGCTAAAGTTTGTGCAATTTTCACGCTTGACCACCATTATACAACTCACTCAGTTTACAtcaaatttacattttcagagaATTCAGTcataacatttttacatttttagggACATAGCCTTAAGTTTAGGTTCATAGTGGGATGCTTTTCCTTGTCTTTCTATTAAAGTTGTACAGTCCTACATAAATAGCACCATTATCCAGCTTCTATCAGCTTAACAAGACTCTTAAACGATTTAAATCAACAACGTGATCTTGCTATATGAGAATGTCAGTAAAAACTCCTAAAACAAGTTATGAAACTAGCAATAAGCCGGTTGTAACCCTTCACTGTACCCACATATGAAAGCCCCTTCAACCGCTAAGCTGAGAGTGTCTGGCAGCTGCTTACCTGCGTCTGGACATGGTGCAGACTGAATTTATGGCTCTGCTGGaaagaaaaggggggaaaatgtGAGATTCAGGCATAACTGCAAACACACTAACATAATTGTGACATCAAAGTAATATACAGTTTAAGAGATCTGCTGGAACCACTTCTTGAGAAGTCAGGGGCCATTTTCTAGAGCCACCAGGCCCATGAAGAGCACACAGCATGTGACTGTGCAAGTCTTAAAACTgactaaaataataaaaaaaacaaagtacaaCAGTCTGATTTATAGTCAAGACAGCCACAGAATAGCCTGGGCTCTGAATATAGCAGGACATCCCATTATATAGTCCCAGTCTTAACCAGGTTATAAGCTGTGGTTAGCTTGTGATAGCAGACACAGTGCTGGCTGGCGACCACCAAAACCTAATCACAGAAGCTCCACAAAATAATACCGAGCGACCAACAAACCTTAAACACTACACGCGTAGACCGAACAACACGCCATCTTAACGTAAATGGTCAAAGTGCTAAAACGTGATAAACTAACAGCCAAACTAGCCATCCAGGTTCTGAGAGCTAGTGTGGGAACTGCAGCCAAAAAGGAGGGGGGTGGCAGCTCCCTcaattttaaacaaaaaaagctcaCAAATGCCGCTTTTTAGATCAGGTTTCTCCTCCACAGCCATTAATAACACATCTCTAAAGATGTTTGGTGTAGTTTCAATGTGTAAAATCGCCTAAATAAGAACTTTATTTCGCATTTGAAACTCAAAGACGCGCCAATTTCCGCAGAGCAGAAGCGGGAGGATTTGAGCCCTGCCTCCCCAAACCTACTCCAAGTCTGCGAGGGGAAACTAGCAGAAATGACCACTTTAAGATAAACCATTTGGACGTAAACCTCTATTAACTGCTACATGAGGTTCCTAAGAATCATATATCTGAAGGGGAACCTTTTTTAGCCCGGTAAACCCTAATAAATCCGGGCAAACCGAGACCACCGCGAGGCTAAGCTGTGGAAGAGAGCTACTGTAATTAGCTAACTTAGCCCGGTAACTGCTAACTAGGTCAACAATAACCAGCTAACCCCCAATATGCAGAAGAACTACTGATCTGCAACTATGACATGCCAACTTCTCAATACTTACTAGAAGCAGTCAAACAGTCGACAGACTAAAAGGCATTCAGAAAAACTAGTTTGTTCGAGTTTTATCACTCCTAAAGCGAAATCAATGTTCCAGAATAAGATGATGTGTGCTGCAAATCCTCCAAACACGCCTCAAGGACAACATGCAGGATTATACCAAGGTGAAGCATCTTACACCAAAGGTTCAGCTCATGCACAGTAAAGTAACCTACTTAGGTAAAAATAACACAGGGGGCAGTTGTTCACTTCCATAGTCAAACCGACCGAATCTACACACAACTAGTCGCGGATAATGTCGATTTAAAGTAAAAACTCACGATGCAAACGACAGGAAGGTTTTAAAAGCTGAAAACTGTTATAAAAGCCTAAGTGCGGCTGTGTGCTCCGGCTCTGTGTTCTTACCTCCTCAgtgaagaatgaatgaatgcatcaGCTGTGGCGCCGGCGCCAATCCTTATATCCGCATCTGCCTGCCGCTCCATCTGCGCATGCACCTTCCCGGTTAACAGAAACGCGCTAAATGTTCAAATCTGAACTGAGATTTTCACAAACGACCAACACGTAGAGGCTTAAGTAGGCGTAATATACTATTCTCTGCGTTAAAACAGAATATTACAAGCGCTGAGGCGTAATAAAACAGGCTATTTATCGAGTTTGACTGTCGCCTACATTCACTTCTAATGGAGCCCGAATCGCAAGGACATTTTATGGAGTAAACACCGCTTTCCCTACGTTCCGGTTAAAATTTAACGACTCGATAAACGCTATAGAACTACCTGCGGGTGGATATTTGTGGTAATTTTTCCATTTGGCGGAGTTGTTTTCAAAATTTTGCGCGAATCTGAAACATCTTCCGCGTAGCAGTCCCGCCTATGGGAGGACTCTCCGTGACGTCAGGCCAATGAGAGTGCGACTAGCGACAACCGCGTGCTTCACGCTCAGAATGTAAACAGAAGGAGCACGCGGAGCAGCTGTCAGGCAGCGCTGCCACGAAGCTGCAGCTGACATGAGGGTTTATTACAGCTTTTAACAGTTAAAGGCTTAATATCAACCCTTGGTTTTAGCTCTTAGGCTAATAAAACAATCACAAACAGTCACAAGACTCCTAGAGAGACAAAAATGCATTACAATACAGAAAATTACTAAAAAGTGACATAAAATGACACAATGACACAACTACACAGTCATTCAAAAACAACTACAAAAACGATGGCAGAGACAGATATGACAATTAAATTGCCAAAAAGACCACAACATGACAGACAATGATGAAAAAACTACAGAGACAACTGCAACAGAGAGTAAAACCTGCTTCACAAAAACAGATGCGAAATGCATATAGCATGGGAGTGAAAGCGACGTAAATGGCTAAAGTAGgcaatttaaataataaataaactatGAAGTAATACAAACTGATCAGAAATAACATGGCAAAccattacaaaaaacaaaaactgcagatAAGATACTACAAAAGGGTTCAAAATACCCACAAAGTGGTAACTACAACAATCTACAACAAACAACTCTAAGGACAGAACAGACCAGATGGAGACAAGGTgacaaaaatgaccacaaaatatATTGTACAGCTAAAATATtgacaaataaaaatcaaaaatgACCCCAAGGAGGCTCAAAGCAGTTGGTACGAATGCAAAAACAActacaaagagacaaagacagctTTGAAAGACTTTAAGACACATCACGACCACAAATGTAAGGAGAGGTCAGAAGGACACGCATacaaaatgaagagaaaaatagctgtaacagctgtgctgcagatgttttaccactcggtggtctccagcgtcatcttctacgctgtagtgcgctggggcagcaggatgaagacggccgacaccaacagactcaacaagctcattaggaaggctggctcggtgctgggagtggagctggagtctgtggtggaggtgacggagaggaggatactgaggaaactccccagtattcgtaacaacacgtctcaccccctgcacgacacactgctgtcctacaggagcacattcagtggtagactgagactaccgaggagcagcacagaacgccacaggaggtccttcctgccagtggccatcagactgtataactcctcccctttctgtagggagaagcgctagataatcatgtcaggcatcactgtcattccctccactggtctatatttatgtttacttagcaccttatatctctgtattacagccatgcaacatatattgtgctcagtcATACTGCTTACTGTACTATTTTTATTGACACTTACTCttgtgtatttaatgtaacttgtaACTAATCTTGTTTTATAAAAAGAATGTTATTGTGAAAAAGAGTGTTCTCAGTAGGCATGAGGCATCGTTCCAGTAGGtctaaaaccaaaacaacagagacagagagtgtgtatgaaaacatttattataggcTAATAAGAGATCACATGTATTAACTATTACAGTTCCAAAACAGATGACCCCAATTTTTaattagcttttttttgtttgtttctgacatCAGAACAGAGTGAAATTGATCTTTCATACATCCAAAATACAAAGAAGGAGAACCAGTTATGTTGATAAATAAAACGTTAACCCCTAAAATctacaccttttttttctttttggcaaaGTGCTGTATTATTCCAGTAAACtacacaaagcaaaaaaaaagtctaacacttggtgaaaaataaaaatgccacaaaatattcttcacacattttaaaaacaaacatcagggGAAAAAGAGATTTTGCTACATCATTCTGTCTGGTTTGTTGAGTCATTACAAAAAGCCGTACACAGGCTGGGCGGATGGTGGCGGGGGAGAGCGTACAAGCTTCCACCGAGCGATGCATAGTTGGTTTCcgatgtctgtgtgtttttttattcattacGTCCACTCGGAACGTGAAACAAAAAGAGTTCAAGTTCTTCATTGATGCATTGTCGTTACAACATTTCAACCTGGAAGGCACGTGATCCACAAATTTCAAGGCATTGAACAAAAACATTAGAAATCCCTGTTAGTTTGATGATGGAGAGATGAGCTGAGAACAGAAACTAAAACAAATATTCAAAGTTCCTGACGGCAGCAGGAGCCTCTTCCCATCCCTTCTGTCTTTTTCAAAGAAAACATCGTAGTAACACAAAATAACAGCGTTCATCATTGCAAAGCTCGatagtagagaaaaaaaaagaaaagcttaaATACATCAGAGACCCACTCCACTATTGTATCATTTACAGTGAACCACACAGAGGCCTAACAGACATTTGTTAGTGCTTTCTTATTGATGCTACTTTCCCAACAGCAcgagcagaaacacactgaagtCAGAGTTACATGAGGGATCAGGGACCACACTGCAAAAAGTTTCTATAAGAAGTTACTGAAGATTTTTGAGCCCTAATATGTATTACAGTATCAATTCCCTAAACATCAACTTATACATCAACCTCAGCTGTGTTTCATATCAGAGCTGAACGAC contains:
- the ccne2 gene encoding G1/S-specific cyclin-E2 isoform X2 — protein: MTLETTECRAINSVCTMSRRSGRITLQARDSNRPEPTVRAPLKKRKSEPTKKLQPATKKQNYEIQKCWSEDGASPCVLIETPHKELEPADPSSFKQYSFKNLFIKPSPIPRLSWANEDDVWIKMLNKELKYVHDKSYLQQHPKLQPKMRAILLDWLLEVCEVYSLHRQTAYLAQDYFDRFMLTQQDVSKDTLQLIGITALFIASKIEEIYPPKIFEFAYVTDGACDMWDIQRMELLILKALDWNLCPETPISWLKLYAQVDAQKDGENFLEPQFSQYMYIQITQLLDLCMMDINSLEYNYNVLAAAAFCHFSSFDVVHKVSGLTWDSVHPCVRWMTPYMDTLRSEATPQLKTFPKVKADDRHNIQTHITYLDLLRKAQEHQIDSLDCQMSPVAVGMILTPPSSTEKPVNS
- the ccne2 gene encoding G1/S-specific cyclin-E2 isoform X1, producing the protein MERQADADIRIGAGATADAFIHSSLRSRAINSVCTMSRRSGRITLQARDSNRPEPTVRAPLKKRKSEPTKKLQPATKKQNYEIQKCWSEDGASPCVLIETPHKELEPADPSSFKQYSFKNLFIKPSPIPRLSWANEDDVWIKMLNKELKYVHDKSYLQQHPKLQPKMRAILLDWLLEVCEVYSLHRQTAYLAQDYFDRFMLTQQDVSKDTLQLIGITALFIASKIEEIYPPKIFEFAYVTDGACDMWDIQRMELLILKALDWNLCPETPISWLKLYAQVDAQKDGENFLEPQFSQYMYIQITQLLDLCMMDINSLEYNYNVLAAAAFCHFSSFDVVHKVSGLTWDSVHPCVRWMTPYMDTLRSEATPQLKTFPKVKADDRHNIQTHITYLDLLRKAQEHQIDSLDCQMSPVAVGMILTPPSSTEKPVNS
- the ccne2 gene encoding G1/S-specific cyclin-E2 isoform X3; amino-acid sequence: MSRRSGRITLQARDSNRPEPTVRAPLKKRKSEPTKKLQPATKKQNYEIQKCWSEDGASPCVLIETPHKELEPADPSSFKQYSFKNLFIKPSPIPRLSWANEDDVWIKMLNKELKYVHDKSYLQQHPKLQPKMRAILLDWLLEVCEVYSLHRQTAYLAQDYFDRFMLTQQDVSKDTLQLIGITALFIASKIEEIYPPKIFEFAYVTDGACDMWDIQRMELLILKALDWNLCPETPISWLKLYAQVDAQKDGENFLEPQFSQYMYIQITQLLDLCMMDINSLEYNYNVLAAAAFCHFSSFDVVHKVSGLTWDSVHPCVRWMTPYMDTLRSEATPQLKTFPKVKADDRHNIQTHITYLDLLRKAQEHQIDSLDCQMSPVAVGMILTPPSSTEKPVNS